The genomic DNA AAATGGGGCCGGTGAGATCGATATCGCCCAGGCGGAGTTCCTGATCTCCGTGGGCCGGGGCATCGGTGAGGAAGAAAACCTGACCCTGGTAAAAGACCTGGCCCAGTCCCTGGGCGGGGTCCTGTCCTGTTCCCGGCCGATTGTGGACAAGAAGTGGCTGCCCAAATTTCACCAGGTGGGCACCTCCGGCAAATCGGTCAAGCCCAAGGTCTATCTGGCCCTGGGGATCAGCGGGGCCTTTCAGCATCTGGCCGGGATCAGCGGGGCCGGCACGGTTATCGCCGTCAACAAGGATCCCAAGGCCCCTATCTTCCGGGTGGCCGATTACGGTGTGGTGGAAGATCTTTTCAAGATCCTCCCGGCGTTGATGGAAAAGGTATGAAAAACCTAATATCGAATATCGAATAATGAATATCGAATGTCGAAGGAAGGAAAAAACTTCATGTTTCGAATCTCAATATTTTCAGATTAAGGAGAAGCTATGGAAGGATTGGTAGGGGCCGTGGTCGATGCCTTAATGCTATCGTCCATATACATCCTGGTCTCCCTGGGTTTCGCCCTGATCCTGAGCATCATCGGGATCCTGAATTTCGCCCATGGGGCCCTCTATATGATCGGGGGGTATATCTGCTATTGGCTTTCCACACAGTTGGGCTTGAATCAATGGCTATCGCTACTCATGGCGGCAATCATACTCGGGTTGATCGGTTTATTTCTGGAAAGATTTTGTTTTCGTCCCTTCGTCGGTGACGCAAACCGCACCATCATCATGGCCATAGCTTTGATTCTCATCCTTGAGACCACCATCAATGTGCTGGCCGGCGGCGTTACCCGGACCATCTCCTCTTTTGTCCCTGGAATTCTAAAAGCCGGGGCTGTTTCCGTGAGCCTGGAAAGGGTGGCCACCTTTTTCATGGCCGGAATTCTGCTGCTCATCCTGACCTTGTTCATTGGGAAAACCAGGGCCGGCCAACAGATGCTGGCTGTTTCCCAGGAACCGGAAGGGGCTATCTTACAGGGAATTCGCATCCACCGCATTTCGGCCCTGGCAGTGGTCATGAGTTGTGCTTTGGCGGCGGTAGCCGGATCTTTTATGGGTGCTATTTTCGATCTTAAACCGTTTATGGGTGGGCCCATGCTGGTCAAGGCCATTCAAGTGGTCGTTTTGAGCGGAATAGGCAATATAGGCGGCATATTGGCCGGAGGATTGATCATC from Deltaproteobacteria bacterium includes the following:
- a CDS encoding branched-chain amino acid ABC transporter permease, with the protein product MEGLVGAVVDALMLSSIYILVSLGFALILSIIGILNFAHGALYMIGGYICYWLSTQLGLNQWLSLLMAAIILGLIGLFLERFCFRPFVGDANRTIIMAIALILILETTINVLAGGVTRTISSFVPGILKAGAVSVSLERVATFFMAGILLLILTLFIGKTRAGQQMLAVSQEPEGAILQGIRIHRISALAVVMSCALAAVAGSFMGAIFDLKPFMGGPMLVKAIQVVVLSGIGNIGGILAGGLIIGTLDAILPLLADGAVTQAVGLGIIIVLLLFKPQGLFGREVA